The Manihot esculenta cultivar AM560-2 chromosome 1, M.esculenta_v8, whole genome shotgun sequence genome has a window encoding:
- the LOC110630107 gene encoding phenolic glucoside malonyltransferase 1, which produces MASINNPVRLVEICPVTPSSDSPESATELSLPLTFFDAFWFKFHPVERIFFYELTDSTPAFFNSVILPKLKQSLSLALLHFLPLAGKLTWPPHAAKPFIHYVPNDAVSLTIAESDGDFHHLSGRILEAAESYPYVPELPVYDDTAEIISFQITSFPSQGFCIGISSHHAILDGKSVTMFIRAWAHICKQWEKETHPSLLTDLTPIFDRTIIQDPEGVDEVYLNNWFNFFKSIGLDANPRSLKLLPFYGSTPDNLMRGTFEFSRDDLKKLRQKILSQLEKVPKEEPDQITPIHLSTFVLSYSYAVVSLVKAKGIERNRKMIFGFTADCRARLDPPVPANYFGNCVGISADDLEAEVIMEENGLAFVAQRLSKLIKKLEKGALEGAKGKLEWALSIPPGSVAAGVAGSPRFKVYEMDFGWGRPKKVEITSIDRTGSISMAESKDGSGGIEIGVALKNNEMEIFDLLFTNGLRDL; this is translated from the coding sequence ATGGCATCCATCAATAATCCAGTCAGACTAGTGGAGATCTGCCCAGTCACGCCGTCCTCGGATTCTCCTGAGTCAGCCACCGAGTTGTCTCTTCCTCTTACTTTCTTTGATGCTTTCTGGTTCAAGTTCCACCCAGTGGAGCGCATCTTCTTTTATGAACTCACCGATTCAACCCCTGCTTTTTTCAACTCTGTCATCCTCCCCAAACTCAAGCAATCTCTCTCTCTTGCTCTCCTCCACTTCCTCCCTCTCGCTGGAAAGCTCACCTGGCCACCGCATGCTGCCAAACCCTTCATTCACTATGTCCCAAACGACGCAGTTTCACTGACAATTGCAGAGTCTGATGGGGATTTTCATCATCTTTCAGGTAGGATTCTTGAAGCAGCCGAGTCATACCCTTACGTACCAGAGTTGCCTGTATACGACGATACAGCAGAAATCATATCCTTTCAAATAACATCGTTTCCTAGTCAAGGCTTTTGCATTGGCATCTCTTCCCACCATGCCATTCTTGATGGCAAAAGTGTAACCATGTTCATTAGAGCATGGGCTCACATTTGCAAACAGTGGGAAAAGGAGACGCACCCAAGTTTGTTGACGGATCTAACTCCCATTTTTGATCGGACAATTATTCAGGACCCGGAAGGGGTTGACGAGGTGTACTTGAACAACTGGTTCAACTTCTTCAAGTCGATAGGTCTTGATGCCAACCCCAGAAGCCTGAAGCTCTTGCCGTTTTATGGCTCAACTCCAGACAACCTTATGCGAGGAACGTTCGAGTTTTCTCGTGACGATCTAAAGAAACTCAGACAAAAGATACTCAGTCAATTGGAAAAGGTTCCTAAAGAAGAACCAGATCAAATAACCCCGATTCATTTATCAACTTTTGTGCTCAGTTATTCATATGCAGTGGTTAGCTTAGTTAAAGCCAAGGGCATAGAAAGAAATAGAAAGATGATATTTGGATTTACGGCAGATTGCCGAGCTCGTTTAGACCCTCCAGTACCTGCAAATTATTTTGGCAATTGTGTTGGCATCTCCGCTGATGATTTAGAAGCAGAAGTTATCATGGAAGAAAATGGGCTTGCCTTTGTCGCACAAAGGCTTAGCAAGTTGATTAAGAAATTAGAGAAAGGAGCTCTTGAGGGTGCAAAAGGGAAGCTTGAATGGGCTTTGTCAATACCACCAGGATCAGTAGCGGCTGGGGTTGCTGGATCACCCCGATTCAAGGTTTATGAGATGGATTTTGGATGGGGGAGGCCGAAGAAAGTGGAGATTACATCCATAGATCGGACAGGATCCATTTCTATGGCGGAGAGCAAAGATGGGAGTGGCGGAATCGAGATTGGTGTGGCGTTGAAGAACAATGAGATGGAGATATTTGATTTACTGTTTACTAATGGCCTTAGAGATCTTTAA